In Leishmania mexicana MHOM/GT/2001/U1103 complete genome, chromosome 22, a genomic segment contains:
- a CDS encoding putative Mu-adaptin 1, translated as MASVLYILDSKGSPLIYRSYRGDISQDVPSIFQQRVIDEEEARITPVFEEQGHIYTFVRENDVYLLMVSNINACSLQQVAFLHRCVSVFKAYFKTVTQETVRGNFVIIYELLDEMCDFGFPQFTEEKALREYILQSTFLTRIMGNKTTLAQSELPAAVTGAAGSTPWRLPRNYKYSNNQVFLDVIEQVDMLANQAGETLSSEIVGTVKMQSRLSGMPTCTVGVNDKILFDRTGRSGNTVEMEDITFHQCVKLNQFESERVISFVPPDGEFTLLSYRLNDRIQQPVKVSCTFTHHGTTRVKVLCTLQTKYRTSLTANEMEVYIPIPSDADHPQSNSQTGHLQYAPQVNALVWNLGKIAGNRHCSCSAEFHLPSIRSSDIKDLSKMPVKVRFVIPYFAASGFQVRYVKVSEKSNYVATPWVRYVTQSGVYEIRTD; from the coding sequence ATGGCGTCGGTGCTGTACATCTTAGACTCGAAAGGGAGTCCCCTCATCTACCGGAGCTACCGCGGCGATATCTCGCAAGACGTCCCGAGCATCTTTCAGCAGCGCGTCATTGACGAAGAAGAGGCCCGCATCACCCCCGTCTTCGAGGAGCAGGGCCACATCTACACCTTCGTGCGTGAGAACGACGTATATTTACTCATGGTGAGCAACATCAACGCATGCTCCCTGCAGCAGGTCGCCTTCCTGCACCGGTGCGTGTCCGTCTTCAAGGCCTATTTCAAGACAGTGACGCAGGAAACGGTGCGGGGCAACTTCGTCATCATTTACGAGCTGCTCGATGAGATGTGCGACTTCGGCTTCCCGCAGTTCACGGAGGAGAAAGCGCTGCGGGAGTACATACTGCAGAGCACGTTTCTCACCAGGATCATGGGCAACAAGACGACGCTCGCGCAGAGCGAgctgccggcggccgtgacgggGGCCGCCGGGTCGACGCCGTGGCGCCTGCCGCGCAACTACAAGTACTCGAACAACCAAGTGTTTCTGGACGTGATCGAGCAGGTCGACATGCTCGCGAACCAAGCCGGCGAGACGCTCTCGAGCGAGATTGTTGGCACTGTCAAGATGCAGAGCCGTCTTTCCGGCATGCCCACCTGCACCGTCGGCGTCAATGACAAGATCCTTTTCGACCGaaccggccgcagcggcaacaccgtAGAGATGGAGGACATCACCTTCCACCAGTGCGTGAAGCTGAACCAGTTTGAAAGCGAGCGCGTCATCTCGTTTGTGCCGCCGGACGGCGAGTTCACGCTGCTCTCCTACAGGCTCAACGACCGCATTCAGCAGCCGGTGAAGGTGAGCTGCACCTTCACGCACCACGGCACCACACGAGTGAAGGTGCTGTGCACGCTGCAGACTAAGTACCGCACGAGCCTCACGGCGAACGAGATGGAGGTGTACATCCCGATCCCCTCCGACGCCGATCACCCTCAGTCGAACAGTCAGACAGGTCACCTGCAGTACGCGCCGCAGGTGAATGCGCTTGTCTGGAACCTCGGCAAGATCGCCGGCAACCGGCACTGCTCGTGCAGCGCGGAGTTCCACCTGCCCAGCATCCGGAGTAGCGATATAAAGGACCTGTCGAAGATGCCGGTGAAGGTGCGGTTTGTCATCCCCTacttcgccgcctccggcTTCCAGGTGCGCTACGTGAAGGTGTCGGAGAAGTCGAACTACGTGGCAACGCCCTGGGTGCGGTACGTCACGCAGAGCGGTGTATACGAGATACGAACGGACTGA